The genomic DNA CTCAGCAGCCTTCCGGCGCGCTCACGCAACACCGCCACAGCCTCGGTGGCGGCCTTCTCGGCCTTGGCGCCCGTCTTGTCGGCCGTGCCGCCGGCCCATGCTCCGGCGTGGACCGCGACAGCCTTCTTCCGCACGGTCGTCTCGACGGCGAGCGGTTGGACGCTGAACGCCCCGGTGTCCCAGCGCAGCAGGCCGATGCACGCGTTCGACAGCGCGACGGCCTCGGGGGTCAGCGGGCCGGTGGTCGGGACCCGGTCGGCCTCGACGGCGAGTCCGTGTCCGTGTCCGTGTCCGGCCGTGTTGAACGTCAGTACGTCGCCGTCCTTGTGGACGGCGTAGCCCTCCAGGAACACCGGTACGGCGATGCCCGCCGGATGCCGGTGAAGCGGCGCGGTGTGTGCGGCGGTCGCGGTGGGCAGGACGACGCGGGCGGTGGCGAAGGGGTCGGCGGGCTCACCGGGGCGCCCTTGTTCATCACTCCAGATCAGGTCGCCTTCGGCGGTGATCGGCATGGCGTGGAGCTCCATCGAACGGCCTTCGCCTGCGGCGGCCAGGAGCGACATGTGCGGGCGGAGCAGCTGCCAGACACCGGCTCCGACGACCGTGTCCGGCTTCGGCACCGAGACACTGGCGCGTACCAGGCGGGGCGCGCTGCCGTCCGCGGGCTCGAACACGGCGTGGACCTGGGCCTGCGCGGCGGTCGCGTGTTCGTGCACGTCGACACCGAGGGGCAGCAGGCGGCCGGTGGCGGGAGCGGTCGTGGGCGCGTCGGCGGCGCCGGGCACCGTCAGGAGCATCGCACGCGACCACACATCTCCCCAGCGGCGTACCGGCATTCGCTTGAGGGCCGCCCCGGGGCAGGAGGCGGCGAGTTCGGCGGCGAAGCCGTCGAGGAGCGTCGCCAGGCGGCGCAGGGAGGGGTCCGGGAGCATCGACGAGACGACCTGCGCCGATGCCGACACCACCTCGTGATCGATGCCCTGCCATCCGGCGCGCGCCAGATCGCAGAGCCAGGAGCGGGCGGCGGCCAGCAGGTTCACCATGTGCCGCTCGCCGGGCGTCGAGGCCGTCGCCTCACCGCGGGTGCGACCGATCACCTCGTCGACGCGGGTCATGAGGGCGTCGTGGACGGAGCCGAGCAGTGCCGTGCGGGCGGCGGCCAGGGCGACGAAGTGGTCCTCGCTCGCGGCTCCGGCCGCCGCCTTGTCGGCGGCCTCCGCGACCCTGGAGGCCAGCGGTGTCCCCGCGACGGCGCAGGCGAGTTGGTTCAGGTCGGCGGCCTGGGCGGGCTGGGGCCGGAGCAGGCCGCCGACGAGCGTCCGGTCGAAGCCATCGACCGCGGCCAGGGCTTCGTCGAGCCCGGCCATGGGTTCGGTGAGCAGGTCGGTGCGCATCACGCCACCGCCCTGGTCGGCGGGAACCACTGCATCTCGGGCAACGGCGCGGTGGTCGGGGCGAGTTCCAGGTAGGCCAGGTGGCGCAGGAACCGGCTGAAGACCCAAGCGGCGGCCTTGGCGTCCCCCTGTGGCGGGTTGGTTCCGCTCATCTCCGCGGCGATGCCCTGTGCGCTCCGCTCCTCGTCCGCGATGTCCACACGCAGGTAGCGGACGACGCGCTCGACGCCGTACTGCAGCACCGCCTCGTTGATCAGGGCCTTGATGTGGTTGCAGAACGAGCCCCGAGCGCCGCCGCAGGGACGGTTGTTGTTGGTGCTGCACGCGAACGCGTAGCTGCCGGCCGCGACCGATGAGACGTAGACCCGCTCGATGTCCGATCCGCTGGACACCACGCCTTGCAGGCGTCCGTCGGCAAGTTCGACGAACGGGACCTTCGCGAGCTTGCGCGGTCGCGCGGGCGGTATCACGCGCGCCATGCTGGACTTCTCCCAATCCGACAACGCACCATCTCCTTTGCACCAAGGGGCTCTCGCGCCAGAGCGGCGAGACACGGCTGAACATAGTGGCGACCACTGACAACGCCGATCACAGGCGGAGTTCACCCCCGTCGAGCGTGCTGTGCGACAGGGGTACGAACCGGCCGCCCCGACGACCGGGAGCCCGGACCCCGGTCCGGACGCCGCGCCCGCGACGCCAAGCTCCGCACCCCGATAATCCGTTGCCGCCCACGCTCGCCCGAGCGATCATCGCGGGATGCCGACCACTCCCCCGGACGGACGCTCCGGGATCGACGCTGCCCTGGTGAGCCGTCTGATCGCGGCGCAGTTCCCTCAGTGGAGCGGCCTGCCGGTGACCCCGGTGGACATCGACGGCTGGGACAACCGCACCTATCGCCTGGGCGACGACATGACGGCCCGTCTGCCCACCGCCGCCGGCTACGTTCCAGCGGTCACCAAGGAACACGAGTGGCTTCCCAGGCTCGCACCATCGCTGCCGGTCGCCATCCCGCCGATCCTGGCGATGGGCGTCCCGGGTGAGGGATATCCGTTCCCGTGGTCCGTACGCGGCTGGCTCCCCGGTGAGCGAGCCGATCGAGGGCGCATCGACGACCTGTCGCAGTTCGCGGTCTCGGTAGCCGAGTTCGTCCTCGCGCTCCAGCGCTGCGACACCACCGGCGGCCCGCTCGCCGGGGAACACAGCTGGTACCGGGGCGCGTCACCGGCCCATTACGACGACGAGACCCGCCGTTGCCTGGCCGCCCTCGAGGGACGTGTCGACACTGACCGTGCGGCCACCGTCTGGGGCGCCGCCCTCGCCGCCCCGTGGGATGGGAACCCCGTGTGGTTCCACGGCGACGTCGGCGCGGGCAACCTCCTGGTCGCAGACGGGAAACTCGCGGCTGTCATCGACTTCGGCACATCCGGTGTCGGCGATCCGGCCTGCGACCTGGTGATCGCATGGGGGATGTTCTCCGGCGACAGTCGGGACGCGTTCCGCCGTGCTGTCGGCCAAGACGAGGGCACCTGGGCACGGGCTCGCGGGTGGGCTCTCTGGAAAAGCCTGCTGACCCTGGCCGAGTGCATCGACACCGATCCGGAACAGGCCGCCGTCAACCGACGTCTGATCGGTCACGTGCTCGAGGATCACCGCCGCTTCGCCCAGCCAAGCGTGGCGTAGCCGATCCGGGCCTGCTTTCGCGCGTAGGTCCGGTGCTGGGCGCGGGCGACACGATGACCTTCGAGACGGTGGCCCAGAGCACCCGGGACGCCCCCACCGGTGTGGACGGCCGCGTTGCTCCGTACGAGTGGTGCATCCCCTGACACAGTCGTAGCGTCAGTACAGAGACGATCGCTGGCGACGGAACGGCACACCGTCCTGCGTCAGCCCCACAATCCAGACTTCGCCAGGCGAGCGGACCAGAGGTATGCGCGCGGGGCCATGGGTGGCGGAGACAGGCGGCCGGGAGCGGACATGCGGACACACACAGTGAAAACGTTGGTTACGCTCTGTGCGGCTGTATCGCTCGCGGCAGCCACGGGATCGTCCTCCGCTGCCCCGCCGACCGCGCGGGCCGTGAAACAGCAGCCCGAACGCACCGTGCTTGTCGACTGTTTCTGGAAACCGAACGTACGCCCCACCGACTTCATCCTCGCCTGCGGTGACGGCAACAGCCGTCTGTCCTCGCTCAAGTGGTCGCACTGGAACCTGAACTCGGCGACAGCCAAGGGCTTCAACCTGGTGAACGACTGCAAGCCGTACTGCGCGGCGGGCAAGTTCCACTCGTACGCGGTCGTCGTGCGGCTCGACCACCCGCAGCCCTGGAAGAAGCGCCCGCAGGTCCAGCACTACACCCAGATGAGCCTCGTCTACACCGACAACAGGCCGGACGGGTTCGAGCGAACGGTCACCTACCCCCTGTGGAACTGACGTCGAGGGGTTGGCACGGTCGCGCCGCCGGTGGGCCCGCCTGGCGTGGACGCTTGTGCGCCACGCCCCCCGTTCGGGTGATGGGGTGGGGGCGGGGGCTGTTGCTCACTTTCGGGTGACGGTCGGATGGCGAGTGGGGTGGCGAGTGGGGTGGCGCGCCGCAGCGGAGGTAGGGGTCGGCCAAGGCTGGTAAGGGTGGCGTGTGTACTGCTGCGTCAACTTCATGCCGCGCCGATATGCGTGCAGTGTGCAGGTGAGGATCACAGCCGTGTCGGTGATCCGTAACCCTCGCCCGGTCCGGGACACGGCAGCCCGGGGCGGCGGGAGAGTGGTGGTCCTCGGCCACCGGGCCGGGACCCGCACACCGCAGACCACCCGCAGCACCGCTGTCGTGGTCTGCCAGCACCCAAGGGGGCACACATGTCCGCTTTGCAGTCCGTTTCAGCCCGTCGTCTGACTGCCGTCGCACTGACCGCCGGCGCGTTGATGAGTGTCGCGGCTCTGCCGGCCTCGGCAGACCAGGATCGCCAGCCCCACCGGCAGCGGGTGGAGATCAGCAACGTCCACTACGACGCTCCGGGCCGCGACGACCGCAGCAACCGCTCCCTCAACCAGGAGTGGGTGGACATCACCAACACCGGCCGCCACTCCGTCAACCTCGACGACTGGACCCTGAGCAACCGCGACGGCCGCACCTACACCTTCCACCACCTGCGCCTGGAGGGCCACTCCACCGTCCGGGTCCACACCGGCAACGGCCGGGACACCCACCGTGACGTCTACCAGGATCGCCGCCACGAGGTGTGGAACGACCGCTCCGACACCGCGACGCTGCGCAACGACCACGGTCGTGTCATCGACACGGCGTCCTGGGGGCGCGGCAGCCACGAGCGGCGGGGTGGGCACGAGGGGCACGGTCACAGCCGCCGCTGACCCCACCGCGGGCCGGCCGAAAGGCTGAAGCAAGGCCACCCGCCCGCACGACCGGCGTGCCACGGACCCCCAGTCCGTGGCACGCCTCCTTTTCGCGTGGTGCGCATACGCGTGCGCGAGCGGGTTACTCGGTGTCCATGGCTCGGCTACCGAAAATCGGACACAAGGACCACGAGGCGCGTCGGAGCGACACCACGGATGCCGCCCCCGCCCCCGCCTCCGGCCGTCCGGAGACCGCCCAGGAGACGGACGAGCAGTTCGGTCCGGACGAACAGGTGGAGCAGGCAGCGCCGGAGGCGCCGACGAAGCTGCCCAAACGGTCGTGGGGTGCGGTGCTCAAAGGCAGTCTGCGGGAGTTCAAGGACGATGAGCTGACCGACCGCGCGGCGGCGTTGACGTACTACGGGGTGCTGGCGCTGTTTCCCGCACTGCTGGTGCTGGTGTCGCTGCTGGGCATCACCGGCAAGTCGACCACCGACAAGGTGCTGACCAACGTCCAGAAGCTCGCCCCCGGCTCGGCCCGGGACATCATCACCCGGGCCGTGGAGCAACTGCAGAACAACGCCGGCACCGGCTCGGTCGTGGCCATCATCGGTCTGGTTCTGGCGGTGTGGTCGGCGTCCGGCTACGTGGCGGCGTTCATCCGCGCGTCCAACGCGGTCTACGACATTCCCGAGGGCCGTCCGGTGTGGAAGATCCTGCCCATCCGGGTGGGCGTGACGGTCGTCCTGATGGTGCTGGCCGTGATCAGCGCACTGATCGTGGTCTTCACCGGCGGTCTGGCGCGCCAGGCCGGAGATGCCCTCGGTATCGGTGACACCGCGCTGACCGTGTGGTCGATCGCCAAGTGGCCCGTGCTGGTCATCCTGGTCACGCTCATGATCGCGATCCTGTACTGGGCCAGTCCGAACGCGAAGGTGAAGGGCTGGCGGTGGATCACCCCGGGCAGCTTCCTGGCCCTGGTGATCTGGATGATCGCCTCCGCCGGGTTCGCGTTCTACGTCGCCAACTTCGCCTCGTACAACAAGACCTACGGCACCATGGCAGGCGTCATCGTCTTCCTGGTCTGGCTGTGGATCACCAACCTGGCCATCCTGCTGGGCCTGGAATTCGACGCGGAGACCGCACGTCAGCGCGCCATCATCGGCGGCCACCCGCCCAAGGCCGAGCCGTACACCCAGCCTCGTGACACCCGCGCCTGGGACGAGCAGGACCGACGCCGCATGGACGACGTCTGAGCGGCCCCGCGAGCCGAGTCGCGACAGTATGTTCGACGCCACCGTTCCACCCGGCACGCGCCGCCACAGTCAGGGGCAGTCGACCCGACAGCTCAGGCGTGGCCCAGCTCCTGGCCGGGAAGGCATGGGCAGGGCCACCCATGCCTTCCCGGCCGGGCCGGGATGCTGCCGGTGCAGTGGAGTCAGGCCGCCAGGAGGGGGTTAAGGCCGGATGTAGGGCCGGGTCATGATCTCCATGTTGTGGCCGTCCGGGTCGGCGAAGTACGCGCCGCGACCGCCGAAGAGACGGTTGATCTGGCCGGGTTCGGTGTGGTTGGGGTCGGCGTAGTAGGTGACCCCGACCGCCTCCAGACGGGCGATCATGCCGCCGAACTGCGCGTCGGGCACGAGGAACGCGTAGTGCTGCGACTGGATCGGCTCGCCGGTCTTCTCGTAGTAGTCGAGCGTCACGCCGTTGCCGAGGTCGACGGGCAGGAACGGCCCGAACGGAGCGCCGACCTTCAACCCGAGAATCGCGGCGAGGAACTCTGCGGAGAGACGGCGGTCGCCGGCGTAGACGGCGGTGTGGTTCAGCTGGGCGGTGGTCGCGGGCAGCTGAGACTCGTCCTGGTACTGCTGTTCGTGTGACATCTGCGGTGTGTCTCCGGGTCGTGGGATCCGCTGGGATGGGGCGCCACACGCGGGCGCCGGGAGGAAAGACGCGGAGAAGAGGGGGCGGGGCTCTTGCCCGCCTCGCGCTCACGCCGAGGCCGGGCGCCTCACTCGTGCATGGCCCATGGCCGACCCGGCAGTCACGTGATCGACTCTAGTGTCCACCGCTGGCTGGGGCAACGCCGTTCCTCGACTTCCGCTCTGTGTGGTCGAGGGGACATAGGGTGCCGCCTTGTGAACAGACACATATCTTTCGAACGACTGCACAACTTCCGTGACCTGGGCGGCTATACGACCGCGGACGGACGCGTGGTGCGGTGGGGGCGGCTGTTCCGCTCCGACTCACTGGGCAAGCTCACGGGCGAGGAGTGGGAACGCTTTCTCGCCCTCGGTATCGGCACGGTCATCGACCTGCGCTACCCCTGGGAGATCGACGCCAAGGGACGCGTCCCCGAGCACCCGGCGTTCACCTATCACAACCTCAGCATCGAGCACCGTCCCTACGATCAAGCGGGCCTCGGGCCGGATGTGGAGACCGGGCCGTTCCTCGCCGAGAAGTACATGGAAGTGGCCCACGACGGCGTCAAGGAACTGCGTCAGGTCGTCGAAGTGATCGCGGCCGTCGCCACCTCCACAGACGAGTCCGTGGTGTTCCACTGTGCGTCCGGCAAGGACCGCACCGGGCTGGTGGCCGCACTCGTCCTGGCTCTCCTGGGCGTCCCCGAGTCGCAGATCGTCGAGGACTTCACCCTCACCGAACTCGCCACCGAACGCCTGCTGGCCGACTGGCGGGCCGACCATCCCGGCCAGGAACCGACCTGGCCCGGCTACGGACGTGCCCCCGCCGATGTCATGCGCCTGTTCCTCGACGCGCTGACGCACCAGCACGGATCGATGGCCGATTACGCCCGCGACCTGTTGAGGATCGACGAGGGCCTGATCGCGGCCCTGCGCCGCAACCTGCTCGAACCAGCCGCGGAACCCGAATTGACCTTCCGGCGCGCGGACCACCGCGACCTGCCGGAACTCGTCCGTCTCCGCGACAGCGCCGCCCGCTGGCAGATCGCCCGCGGGATCGACCAGTGGAAGCCGGGACAACTCGGCGAGGATCACTTCCGGGCGCGGCTGGCCGACGGCGAGATCTGGATCGCCACCCTCGGCCCCACCGGCCCGACCGCCGGTGCCTGGGAACTGTGGTGGGACGATCCCGCGGCCTGGGGCCCACAGCCCCCGAGCGCCGGGTATGTGCACCGGCTGATGACCGACCGGCGCACCGCACCGCCGGGCACCGGACGCCTGATGCTCGCCGAGGCCGAACGCCGCATCGCCGAGACCGGCCGGACCTTGTGCCGTCTGGACTGCCTGGCCAGCAACCCGCGGCTACGGCAGTACTACGAGACAGCGGGGTACACGGTCGTCGGCGAGCAGTCGTCGAAGGACGGCGGCCTGGGCAACACCTACGCGGTGACGCTGCTGGAGAAAACAGTTCCGGAGGCACTGACCCCGCGGAGCACGAAACCGGCTCGCTGACCGCTTCCACCACCGCCAGGTCGTCCGACCACGACAGCGTGGGAGCCCTTGACGGCGCCCCTGCGCGTGCCGGCGGGCCCGTGCTCGCGGTATGACGACCTGTGGCTGTCGTCCTGGACGGCCCCATTCGGCCCCCGCGAGGGCACCCGCGTCGAAGGACAGGCCCTCGGGGCGGACGACGGCGTACGCGGGCGCCAGGACACGTTCGCCGTGGTCGGCGCGGTCGGCCACGGCGAAGGACGGCACGCTGCGACGAAAGCGTTCATCGTGCCGGGGCCGACAGGTACGAGCCCCGCCTCATGGCATGTCAGACGTCGGTGGGCAGGCCGCTCACCTCCGCGATGCCCCGCAGCTCCTCGTCCTGACGGTGCCGTTCACCGATGAAGTCGGCGATCTCCCTGCGCCGGTCCGGATCGACCGCGGTGTCCGCGTCCGTCACGATCCTGACGGGTCCCACCTCCTCGGTCTCGATTTCGACGATCTGGTTGTCCAGGCGCCCGGTGACGGCGACCGCGAGAACGAGGGACGCCTCGTCCCGGATCTCCTGGGAGACAGTGCTGCCCTCCGCGCCCTCGAGGCTCAGCTCGATCGGACCCGCACTCTGGTCCTCGACCGCCTTGAGCGCCGGTTCGACCATGCGGAGCAGCAGCTCGTAGTCCGCTGGGGCCATCCGAATGCGGAGCAGGTCGAGGTACAGGTCCACGGGCCGACCGCCCTCCGGCGAAAGCTCTGATTCGTTCATGAGACTCGTGTGCCCAAATGTGGGCGACTTGATCGCATCTGTGTCCGGGACCGGAAGGGCCGGGCTGTGCGGCCGCCACCGCTCGAAACCCGCCTGCCAGGACGACCGCCCGCGCACGGCCACAGGGTGGCTGTTCGCCCGCGAAGGCCGAGCCCCTGCGCCATCGGCGCAGTGACCCAGCGAACCAGAACCCCAGTGGCACCGCGACACAGTGCCCAGCGACCCAGTGGCACAGCGGCCGGGCCTTCAGCTCGACCGGAGGGCGAGGAGGCGCCTTCAGGGACACGATTCACCCGAAAAGCGCTGTTGTGACTCTCCGCGCCGAGTAGCGTCCGGTCGTGCACAGTGCCGTTTCCAAGGATGGAGTCGCGTGCGGGAAGAAACTTGCGAAACGGCTTTAAGAACCGCTCCTCCCCAGGCCCCTATAGGGCAACGCGCGCCACACCACGTGGGCGCATGGAGGGAAGGGGAGAGGGCATGACGCCAGAAGCGCTGTCAGCGGTACTGCTGCTCGCCGTGGGAGGGGTGCTGCGCTTGGCCGGGGACATGGTGCGGAGGCAGGCCGCACGGGCGGCCGAGGAGACCCGCGCCCGCATGCTCGTGGATCTCGTCGGGCACTGCGGCCCGGACGCGGTCCTC from Streptomyces avermitilis MA-4680 = NBRC 14893 includes the following:
- a CDS encoding YihY/virulence factor BrkB family protein, yielding MARLPKIGHKDHEARRSDTTDAAPAPASGRPETAQETDEQFGPDEQVEQAAPEAPTKLPKRSWGAVLKGSLREFKDDELTDRAAALTYYGVLALFPALLVLVSLLGITGKSTTDKVLTNVQKLAPGSARDIITRAVEQLQNNAGTGSVVAIIGLVLAVWSASGYVAAFIRASNAVYDIPEGRPVWKILPIRVGVTVVLMVLAVISALIVVFTGGLARQAGDALGIGDTALTVWSIAKWPVLVILVTLMIAILYWASPNAKVKGWRWITPGSFLALVIWMIASAGFAFYVANFASYNKTYGTMAGVIVFLVWLWITNLAILLGLEFDAETARQRAIIGGHPPKAEPYTQPRDTRAWDEQDRRRMDDV
- a CDS encoding tyrosine-protein phosphatase encodes the protein MNRHISFERLHNFRDLGGYTTADGRVVRWGRLFRSDSLGKLTGEEWERFLALGIGTVIDLRYPWEIDAKGRVPEHPAFTYHNLSIEHRPYDQAGLGPDVETGPFLAEKYMEVAHDGVKELRQVVEVIAAVATSTDESVVFHCASGKDRTGLVAALVLALLGVPESQIVEDFTLTELATERLLADWRADHPGQEPTWPGYGRAPADVMRLFLDALTHQHGSMADYARDLLRIDEGLIAALRRNLLEPAAEPELTFRRADHRDLPELVRLRDSAARWQIARGIDQWKPGQLGEDHFRARLADGEIWIATLGPTGPTAGAWELWWDDPAAWGPQPPSAGYVHRLMTDRRTAPPGTGRLMLAEAERRIAETGRTLCRLDCLASNPRLRQYYETAGYTVVGEQSSKDGGLGNTYAVTLLEKTVPEALTPRSTKPAR
- a CDS encoding VOC family protein encodes the protein MSHEQQYQDESQLPATTAQLNHTAVYAGDRRLSAEFLAAILGLKVGAPFGPFLPVDLGNGVTLDYYEKTGEPIQSQHYAFLVPDAQFGGMIARLEAVGVTYYADPNHTEPGQINRLFGGRGAYFADPDGHNMEIMTRPYIRP
- a CDS encoding lamin tail domain-containing protein, whose protein sequence is MSALQSVSARRLTAVALTAGALMSVAALPASADQDRQPHRQRVEISNVHYDAPGRDDRSNRSLNQEWVDITNTGRHSVNLDDWTLSNRDGRTYTFHHLRLEGHSTVRVHTGNGRDTHRDVYQDRRHEVWNDRSDTATLRNDHGRVIDTASWGRGSHERRGGHEGHGHSRR
- a CDS encoding aminoglycoside phosphotransferase family protein yields the protein MPTTPPDGRSGIDAALVSRLIAAQFPQWSGLPVTPVDIDGWDNRTYRLGDDMTARLPTAAGYVPAVTKEHEWLPRLAPSLPVAIPPILAMGVPGEGYPFPWSVRGWLPGERADRGRIDDLSQFAVSVAEFVLALQRCDTTGGPLAGEHSWYRGASPAHYDDETRRCLAALEGRVDTDRAATVWGAALAAPWDGNPVWFHGDVGAGNLLVADGKLAAVIDFGTSGVGDPACDLVIAWGMFSGDSRDAFRRAVGQDEGTWARARGWALWKSLLTLAECIDTDPEQAAVNRRLIGHVLEDHRRFAQPSVA